ATTGAGCGGCCACGATTTGGCTGACCATGGCGGCGAAGGCCGGCCGATCGATGGCGGCCTCGCCATGAAAATACAGTTCGTGCCGTACGCCGTCGACGATTAGAGCGGTATCACTGAGCGCGCCCAGCAGGAACGGACAATCCGCCAACTCATCATAGCCGGCAGCGACCCAGCTCCCGCCCGCCTCCCCTGCCAGACCGGTGGCGATGCGCCAACCGGCTGGAACGCGTATCCGCACGCGGACAGGCGTTTTCTCCAGGCCGCGCACGCGCATCCAGGTGGCGGCGCCCTCCAGCAACGCGCCGGTGGAATCCAGACCAGTTCCCCAATACGATCGGCTGAAGGGCTTTAAAGTGTAGGTGATCACGATGGGGCCTTCACCGCCCTGCACCTCCCAATCGCTGCGGCTCAGCTTTTCCCAGGCCAGCTTTGCACCACTGCTGTCGACCGCGGAAAAATCGATCACCTGGTCGCCGAACACGCCCCATTCATAAGCGCCGGGGATCCAATTGGGCATGGAAAAAAGCAGACGGCGGCCAGAGGGATTTTCCAATTGAATGGTCACCGTCAGAAACTTCCAGGTGAGTTGATCGAACGCAACCCTATAGCTCAATCCGGCCGGGTACAGAACCGCAGGAAGAACCAGGCAGGTCCAGAGAGATAAAAAAGCCAAGCGGCGGGAAAGGCCGATCCGCTGAAGAAAGAGCGGAAGCAGCCGTTGCGCCCTGTGTTTTTCGCCAAGTCCCTGTGTCAAAAGCAGCCCTTAAGAGTGGTAAAAAATCCGTTTCACCTTCGAGCGGCCGTCGCGCAAAAAAGCTTGAACAATTCGCAACGCATCGGCGGCGCAAAGTACGCCGCGCATGTCGACGCTCTCCGCCTGTTCTTCATGAGCCGATAACCAGGTGACAGCGATCTCGGCCCGCTCATCCGCCGCCGTCAGCAGTCGGCCAGGCTGAAAAAAATAGCCGTCGATTTCTGCCAGCAGCTCCTCATCGGCATCCGGCGACAGACTACGATTAAAGATGGTCCACGGCACAGGAGGCTCCTGCTCCACAGTCGCCAGCAAACAACAGTAAAGCGCTTTATCCGGATGCAAAAAATAGAGCGCTTGCGAATCGTCATAAGCAGAAGGCAGAAGAACGATGCGCGCAAACCGGCTTTTACGGCGATGGGGGCGGCTGGACACTTCCACCTGCGTGTTGATGAGCGGTTGCAGTTCTTTGATCAGCCGGTTCTCCAGCAGCAAGGCCTCCAGTTCAGAACCAGTACGGATGATTTGCAGCTGGTAGATCCGATCCCACAAAGTCTGCAGCTTTTCATCCGCCGCACCTCTGGCGCGAAAGTAAGAGCCCACCCGTTCGAAGAGGTCCACCGCTTTGCCCACGTAGAGGATTCGCTCCCGACGATCGCGCATTACATATACACCCGGCGCATGCGGCAGCGAAGCGATAAAAGACGCATCAAAGGCAAAAACGGAAAAATCAGGCTCATGCCGAACCGGAGGGTAAATCCGCAACAGGTCAGAGAGATGTAAAATGCCCTGGTCATATAAGCGTTCGAGCAGCATCAGCAGCAGATCGGCCTCTGCCTGCAGCTGCACACCGGGCTCTCCCTCAGCATAACCCGCGCTGGGCAACAAGCGCGTCAGCTCCACCATGGTAGCCGGTGCATTTTCCGGGAACACCAGTTCGGCCAGACGCCGCAGCGTCAACAGGGGATCAGCGAGATCAGCGCCGATGAGCGCAGCCAGAGCAGAGCGGAGTTGAGCGGAGTGATGTTCGAATCCGGACAGAACCAATGGAAACGATCGACGGTCTGCGGTAAAAGCGGAAAGGAATTCGGCAAGGGTCTCCTGCTGCGGTCGTTCCGCGAGACCAAAGACGCCGTTGCACAGACGACCGTAGCGGATACCGGTCCACTGGGACCAATGACTGGTGTGCCCGGGATAGGGTCGCAGCAGAAAAAACGTCTCGGCCGGCAGCTTTACTTCCGTAGGTTGAGCTTGTTCACGCAACCGCCACAGACCTTGGCCGTCATGGACCAAACGGCGATCATCGCCGGCAATGGACAGCAACAGTTTCTCAGCCAAGGCAGGCGATGGCACAGAGATTCTGAGCACTTGGCGGACCAGCTCTTCAGCTGACGCCGGCTCTCCTTTCTGCTGCAGATAAGCAGCAAATTTGTCCATCATAACGGAGGGACGCCGGAATCCCGCTCCGGAGCCCCTGGCATCGGCTGGTCCGGCCGTGGTTCGTAGGGCGGCTTGGATTTGCCGACTAGGCTGACACCGATCAATCCGCCGAGCAGGCCAAACAGAGTATAGAAAACCAAATTGACCAAAAAACCGAAAAGGAGCAGACCACCGGTCAGCATGTCCGGCCGAAAACGATCAAACATCTCCTCCATCTCCGGGTTCTGAAGGTAAGTGGAGATGATTTTGTGCACCATCTCGTAGCTGACTGCAGCGAACACCTGGCTCAGGGCTGTGGCGATCACCGCGCCGAAAAGACCCGCCAGCAGTCCGAGCTGAGCTCCGTCCGAAAGGTCCATATGGTAGCGGGAATCGAGTTCGCGGCGAAAAAGATACACTGCCAGGAATCCTCCGCCCATGACGCCGGCGCAGCAGGCGCAATTGATCCAGCTCAGAAACGGCACACCGCTGATGATGCCGATCGCCAGGCCGCCGTAAACAGCGGGCATCAACTTGCTGGGTGGTTGCGGCACAAGTCCCTCCTATCACAATTGATCCAGTGCAATAAAGCCCATTGGAAATTACAAGACACCTGCTCACGCCGGAATAGAGGCATTTGTTCCGGCGTAGAGGCTTGCTGAAAAAAACCGATATAATAACGTCTATGGGTGATGATGATTTTCAGGACAGAGAAGAATGAACCAGGCTGCTGCAAACAGATTTGCTAAAAGGTACGCTTTTAAACACAATTTGCCAACGAAATTCTTGGCTCCGCAATGCTCAGGTTCGGATCCTCGAAAAAGCGGCGGCAAGAATGTTGCCGCTGCATACCTGCGCGGTCTTTTGCCCGTACGGCGAGTAAAACCGTAGATCGTTGGTTGGTGGAAAACAGCTGTGTGCAGGTAAAGCGGTATGGCCGGTCACCCTTACCGTCCAGCAAATGATTCCCCTTACCGGGCTCATGGGAGACTTGCACTCCCCAGTGTATAGAACATGCCGAGCGCACCTAAAAAAGGCCGGACTCGCTGAAGGGGTCCGGCCTTTGCAGTCAGTACTTTGCCGGCTTGGGCAGGCTGTTGAGCACTGCGATCGATTTGGTGAACTCTTCTTCCGGCAGAGGATAATTCACCAATTCTCCACGGAAATAGAGGTCATAACCGCGCAGGTCCATGAGGCCGTGTCCGCTAAAGTTAAAGAGGATGACGCGTTCCTTGCCCTCCTCCTTGGCCTTGCGCGCTTCATCAATAGCGCCGGCGATGGCATGGCTGGTCTCCGGCGCAGGGATGATGCCTTCTGTTCGGGCAAACTGAACCGCTGCCTCATAGCAATCCAGCTGATCGTAGGAACGCGGCTTGAACAAGCCCAGGTTGATGCCATGGCTGATCATGGGTGAAACGCCGTGATAGCGCAGACCGCCGGCATGGATCGGCGGCGGCATAAACCTGTGGCCAAGCGAGTGCATGGGCAGCAGCGGCGTCATCTCAGCGGTATCGCCGAAATCATAGGAAAAGGGCGATCGGGTCATGGTGGGGCAGGACGTGGGTTCCACCGGGATGATCTCCATATCCGCACCGTTGATCAGATCCAGGGCAAAGGGGAACGAGATGCCGGCAAAGTTGCTGCCGCCGCCCACGCAGCCTATGATCCGGTCCACCTTTTTCTCTCCTGCCAAGGCCAGCTGTTTCTTGGCCTCAAGGCCTATAATGGTCTGATGCAACATGACATGATTGAGTACGCTGCCCAGGGAATAGCGGGTTTTGCCGGTGCTGTCGCTGACCGCCTCCTCGACCGCTTCGCTGATGGCCATGCCCAGGCTGCCTGGTGCATCGGGAAAATCACTGAGGAATTTTCTGCCGGCATTGGTTTCCGGGCTGGGGCTGGGAATGCATTTGGCGCCCCAGGTCTCCATCATCAGGCGGCGGAAAGGTTTTTGTTCAAAGCTGATGCGCACCATGTAGACTTTACATTCCATGTCGAGCAGGCTGCACGCCAGCGCCAAAGCGCAACCCCACTGGCCGGCGCCTGTCTCTGTGGTGATTTTTTTAATGCCGAACACCTTGTTGAAATAGGCCTGCGGGATGGCGGTGTTGGGTTTATGGCTGCCGGCCGGGTTGACGCTTTCATTTTTGTAGTAAATCCGCGCCGGCGTGCCCAACGCCTGCTCCAGCGCACGGGCGCGGTGCAGCGGCGACGGACGATAGATGGCGTACAGCCTTAAAACTTCTTCCGGAATATCAATCCAGCGTTCGGCGCTGACCTCCTGTTCGATCAGGTTCATGGGAAAAACCGGCGCCAATTTTTCCGGCGTAAGCGGCTTGCCATCCGGACCCAGCGGCGGCAGCATGGGTTTGGGAAAGTCGGCGTTAAGATTGTACCATTGACGCGGCATCTCATTCTCAGTCAACACAAACTTGGTCGTTTCCATTTTTTCACTCCTTATATTGATTGGGTTGTCTGTTGTGCATCTGCTTTTTTCAATTTTTTTTATCCCCTTGACGCCGGCACCTTTCAGCCGAGCACATAAAAAAAGGCCCGCTACGGAGTGAACGTAGCGGGCCTGAAAAGGCGTGGAGTCGATATCAATAGCTGATCATGCTATACTTTTCTCCCACTACGTCCGGACATACGCCACCACCAGCTCCACCACAGACCTCTTTGCGCGTTCACAGACGATGTGCAAGAATTTGATAGCATGAACATTCCATTCTTTTTGTTGAAATATACTACTTTTTCATTTTGCTGTCAAGTGTTCTTTTTAAAAATTCACGTGCCGTTTGGCCGTAGCGGCTGCATGCCAACAGGCATTCGATCATGCCGGCGGGATCGGCGATGTTTTTACCGGCGTCCTCCAAAGCGGTTTCGTGAATCGCGGCGATGTGCAGAAACGGCAGCCCCAGGGTCAGTTCGATGGTCCGCTGAGAATCATAGCCAAGGGCGGCGATGCGTCTCTGATCATGGACCAGCGCAAGCACTGCATCATACGTGCCCGCGAGGGCCTGACAAAAAAGAGAATCAGCGGGCGCCGGGCCCTTTACATTCAGCCCCAGACGGCAGGCCTGCGCAACAGCCGGAGCGAGAATAGCAGCCTCCTCGTTGCCGAAAAAGCCGTCCTCTCCGTCGCCAGGATTGAGCGCCGCCACAGCCAAGCGCGGGCGTTCAAAACCAAGCTGGCGCATGCCCTCAGCGCTGCGTTGAAGCGCTGCCACCAGGCCGTCAACCGTTAGATGCTCCGCTGCCTGGCGGAACGGCATGGGGCGACCGTAAAGCAGAATGCGCAGCGGGCCGTTCATGAGCAGAGAGAGGGGTGTTTCAGTCTGGGTTAACTTGGCTAAAATCTCGGTTTGATCCCAATATGGGATATGGCCCGCCTGCAGCGACTCTCTGCTGACCGGCGCAGTGGCTATGGCCTGGGTGATTCCACTCATGGTCCAGTCAGTGGCATTGGCCAGATAGGAGAAAACAGCGCGTCCACACAGACCCTGAACCACACCCATCTGTACCGGCGCGTTGATCATATCGCTTTCCACCACCAGGATGGTGTTGGGTTCGAACACCGCCTGATCAATGCGCTGCAGAGGCTGAAGATTGAAACGTAATCCGGTGATATCCATGGCCTGGCGCAACACCTGTGCGTCGCCGAACACCACCGGCCGCACCGCCTGCTGCACCCTTTCGTTTTTCAACGCCTTGAGCGTGATCTCGGGCCCCACACCGGCAGGATCACCCAACGTAACGGCGATGATGGGCTTGTCCGTATGATTCATCTGTTGCCAACTTTCATTTTCTGAACGCTCGGGCCAAAGACCAAGATCGGCAGGTCCACTCGCTCACGCAACCGGCCGGCGATGGTCTGCAGCGTCTTGAGCGGAACCGGGTCCAGACCGCGGACCGGCGCGGTTCGATCCAAAGTGTAAATCTGCACCGCCTGGGGATGAAGCTCGACCACACGGTCGATCCAGGCTGACACGCTCTGCTCCTCGATGTTGCGGTAGCGGCCGGTGACAAACAAAGACTGCAGAGAATAATGCGTAAGGGTTTTCAAGTAGCCCATGATGGCTGTGAGTGTGAGCGGGGCTGCCGGCCGGTTGATCTGTTGAAAAGTCTCCTCGGTTCCGGCGTCGAGCTTGAGGATCGGAAGATCGATCAAAGAAAGCGCCTCGGCTACGCGCTTCTGGCCCAGACCGGCTGCATTGGAAAGCAGGACCAGCTTGAGTTCCGGCGCTTGTGCATCGCGCAATCGCCGCACCCGGGCTGCGATCTCGGCGAAGGCGGGATGCAGCGTCGGCTCGCCGTTGCCGGCAAAGGTGATGCAATCCACCGCCGGCACCCGCTGCAAAGCCTGAGCCAGCGCTTCCTCAACCTGCCGCGGAGTGGGCCACGCTTCCGACGACGCAGGGACCAGCACCGGCTGCCGGCTGCCGCACTCGCAATAGATGCAGTTAAAAGAACACTGTTTCCTGGCGCCTGGACAAATGTTCAAACCCAGGGACAGTCCCAGCCGTCGCGAATGCACAGGTCCGTAGACTAAGCCGTCTTTGGCGATCGCTTTTCTGGTTTCGTTTCTTTCCATGGTCCTCGATGGCGCTGAAAGGTCAGGAGATGCCCAGGCCTTGTAAGTATTCCACGCCGGCGCGGATCTGTTCCGCAGTCGCCGGATGATGAATCTCTAAAATATTGATTGTCGAATCGCTGATATAGGGTTTGAGCATGCGAAAATCCATATCCCCCTGTGCCGGCGCCAGATGATCTTTGAGCTTAAGCACGTCATGCAGATGAAAACCCGCCAGATGTTCAAGGTAACGGGCCAGCAAATCTTTTTCGTGATCCAAAAAGCCAAGGCGATGGTTGATTTCCGCATGACCGCAGTCATGCCAGTAGCGCAAGCGGCCGCCGTGAAAGGCGCTCAGGATCTGTTCACATTCATCGCCAAAGGGGATTTCATTGAAACGCAGACGGTTCTCCACGCCGACGTTCACACCGAGTCGGCAAGCCTCTTCATGAATAGGATCCAGAGTAAATAACACCGCATCCATATGCCGAGCAGCCAATCTGCCGCGCTCTGCCAGGTTTGCCTCTCGCCACGCCTCGGCCTGTGCGGAATGGATTTGCTCCTGAAAAAACAGCTCTTTCAACTCACCCAGGTTTCGTACCATCTCCACCTGTCCCAGATGAAAAACCACGATGGAGGCGCCCAGATCGGCAGCCAGCTGAACGGTCCGGATGGAATGGCGTATGGCCAGACGGCGCTCGTCCGCATCGAACGTCGAGGGAGGAAAAAGACGGCTGGCCTCCTCCCGGCTGCGGCCGTCCGGCAAAGGACAATAATTGTGCACCGATAGAACCGTGAACTCGCCGTTCATCAGCTGGGGCCGCATCTGCCTGAGCATCTCTGCAGTCACGCGATAGTCGATCTCGAGATGATTCAGGCCGGTCTGACTGATTTGCGACAGCAGTTCGACGCCGTCATTCAAACGGCCGGAACACCAAGCGGTGGATATACCGAACATCGTTCTCCTATAAAAATATAAAAATATAATTTACGGCAAACAAAAGGAATAGTCAAATGGTTTCACAGCGGGGGATAGAGTTTTTAGGCAGGAACCTGCAGCCTCTGCTGCACGCGGAAATCGCAGGGGCGGGCTTCGCCTGCGCAGGCGCTTTCAGACCGGGCGGGGGCGCAGCCAGACAGGCGCTGTCTCGGCGCACCTGCACCCTGGAATGAGGAAAAACGTCGCCGCATAGTCGAGAGGAAGAACGGGAGATGGAACGCTGAGAGTGATGCACCCTTGAATTGGCAAGATTAAGATCGATGTAGATTCAACACAACAACTCTTCTGATCGATTCCTTTTCAAGCTCGCCTGAACAAGATTCCGACCCAAACGGATATCCGGGCCTCATGATTTGATGAATTGCCATTCTACGCAACAGCAGCCCAGTTGGAGTTAATCCACTGAATTCGTCGAAATCCCCCTGTGCAGTGAAAACCCAGGCCGGCTCAGAGCGTAGAAAAAGCGCGCAGGCCCCGGGCCATTTTCCGCAACCGGTTGTCCACCCGGCCAAAGACAGAAGCAGCGGGATATTTGCCTGTCCGATTCACTTTACCCGCCGGCCGGCCGGTGAGGATCTCGATGCCCTGGTCAATGGTATCCACCGGATAAACGTTGAACAATCCTTTTTGTACCGCCTCCACCACTTCGGTGTGCAGCATCAGGTCCGCCACGTTCCGGCGTGGAATCAGCACACCCTGGGTTCCGGTCAATTTGCCCTTGACTTTGCAAGTGTAGAAAAAGCCTTCGATCTTTTCATTGACGCCGCCGATGGGTTGGATCTCGCCGTTCTGATTGACCGACCCGGTCACCGCCAGATCCTGGCGGATGGGCAGATCAGCCAGGCGGGACAACAGCGCATAGATCTCGGTGGAAGAGGCGCTGTCGCCGTCCACCCCGACGTAGGACTGCTCAAAACAGAGGCTGGC
The nucleotide sequence above comes from bacterium. Encoded proteins:
- a CDS encoding nucleotide excision repair endonuclease; protein product: MMDKFAAYLQQKGEPASAEELVRQVLRISVPSPALAEKLLLSIAGDDRRLVHDGQGLWRLREQAQPTEVKLPAETFFLLRPYPGHTSHWSQWTGIRYGRLCNGVFGLAERPQQETLAEFLSAFTADRRSFPLVLSGFEHHSAQLRSALAALIGADLADPLLTLRRLAELVFPENAPATMVELTRLLPSAGYAEGEPGVQLQAEADLLLMLLERLYDQGILHLSDLLRIYPPVRHEPDFSVFAFDASFIASLPHAPGVYVMRDRRERILYVGKAVDLFERVGSYFRARGAADEKLQTLWDRIYQLQIIRTGSELEALLLENRLIKELQPLINTQVEVSSRPHRRKSRFARIVLLPSAYDDSQALYFLHPDKALYCCLLATVEQEPPVPWTIFNRSLSPDADEELLAEIDGYFFQPGRLLTAADERAEIAVTWLSAHEEQAESVDMRGVLCAADALRIVQAFLRDGRSKVKRIFYHS
- a CDS encoding TrpB-like pyridoxal phosphate-dependent enzyme, which encodes METTKFVLTENEMPRQWYNLNADFPKPMLPPLGPDGKPLTPEKLAPVFPMNLIEQEVSAERWIDIPEEVLRLYAIYRPSPLHRARALEQALGTPARIYYKNESVNPAGSHKPNTAIPQAYFNKVFGIKKITTETGAGQWGCALALACSLLDMECKVYMVRISFEQKPFRRLMMETWGAKCIPSPSPETNAGRKFLSDFPDAPGSLGMAISEAVEEAVSDSTGKTRYSLGSVLNHVMLHQTIIGLEAKKQLALAGEKKVDRIIGCVGGGSNFAGISFPFALDLINGADMEIIPVEPTSCPTMTRSPFSYDFGDTAEMTPLLPMHSLGHRFMPPPIHAGGLRYHGVSPMISHGINLGLFKPRSYDQLDCYEAAVQFARTEGIIPAPETSHAIAGAIDEARKAKEEGKERVILFNFSGHGLMDLRGYDLYFRGELVNYPLPEEEFTKSIAVLNSLPKPAKY
- a CDS encoding 4-phospho-D-threonate 3-dehydrogenase — translated: MNHTDKPIIAVTLGDPAGVGPEITLKALKNERVQQAVRPVVFGDAQVLRQAMDITGLRFNLQPLQRIDQAVFEPNTILVVESDMINAPVQMGVVQGLCGRAVFSYLANATDWTMSGITQAIATAPVSRESLQAGHIPYWDQTEILAKLTQTETPLSLLMNGPLRILLYGRPMPFRQAAEHLTVDGLVAALQRSAEGMRQLGFERPRLAVAALNPGDGEDGFFGNEEAAILAPAVAQACRLGLNVKGPAPADSLFCQALAGTYDAVLALVHDQRRIAALGYDSQRTIELTLGLPFLHIAAIHETALEDAGKNIADPAGMIECLLACSRYGQTAREFLKRTLDSKMKK
- a CDS encoding radical SAM protein, whose amino-acid sequence is MERNETRKAIAKDGLVYGPVHSRRLGLSLGLNICPGARKQCSFNCIYCECGSRQPVLVPASSEAWPTPRQVEEALAQALQRVPAVDCITFAGNGEPTLHPAFAEIAARVRRLRDAQAPELKLVLLSNAAGLGQKRVAEALSLIDLPILKLDAGTEETFQQINRPAAPLTLTAIMGYLKTLTHYSLQSLFVTGRYRNIEEQSVSAWIDRVVELHPQAVQIYTLDRTAPVRGLDPVPLKTLQTIAGRLRERVDLPILVFGPSVQKMKVGNR
- a CDS encoding TIM barrel protein, encoding MFGISTAWCSGRLNDGVELLSQISQTGLNHLEIDYRVTAEMLRQMRPQLMNGEFTVLSVHNYCPLPDGRSREEASRLFPPSTFDADERRLAIRHSIRTVQLAADLGASIVVFHLGQVEMVRNLGELKELFFQEQIHSAQAEAWREANLAERGRLAARHMDAVLFTLDPIHEEACRLGVNVGVENRLRFNEIPFGDECEQILSAFHGGRLRYWHDCGHAEINHRLGFLDHEKDLLARYLEHLAGFHLHDVLKLKDHLAPAQGDMDFRMLKPYISDSTINILEIHHPATAEQIRAGVEYLQGLGIS